GCAACGTACGGGCACGCGCATGCTGATGGCGCGCGCCACCGACGAGACCGGCGCCACACAGCCGCTCACCACGCCGCGTCACCCGTTCGGATACCACTTCGACGCGGTCGTGCAACATCCCATTCACGTCGTCAATGGATAGGCAATTGTCACCGATCCGGGCTGAGCTGGCCATTTCTTTACCGTGCGTACGACCCACGCGAATTCATCTGAAAGACTCGCGCAGAAACCTTCCAGAAATCCCGTGATGTGATGCTGTCCGCACCCGGGAAAAGGAGAGCCGATGCGCCAGTTGACCGCACTCGACGCCCAGTTCCTCAATGTCGAGACGCCGACGACCGCCGCACACGTGGCCGGGCTGGCGATCCTCGACTCGGCGGACGGCGCGGTCACCAGAAGGGCCCTGGCAGAGCTCCTCCTCGACCGCGTCCACCTCTCCCCCGCGCTCAGCCTGCGCCTGGCCGAGGTGCCGCTCGGCCTCGACCACCCCTACTGGGCGGCCGACCCCCACTTCGACATCGACAACCACCTCTTCGAGCTCACCCTGCCCCTGCCCGGGGACGACTGGCAGCTCGCCGAAGCCGTCGCCCAGGTCCACGCCCGCCGGCTCGACCGGGCGCATCCGCTGTGGGAGATGCACCTGATCCATGGGCTGGGCGATGGGAAGGTGGCCGTCTACACGAAGGTGCACCATGCCGCGATCGACGGGGTCTCGGGCGCCGAGACCCTCGCCACGCTGCTCGACCTGACCCCGGACGGGCACCTGACGTCGAGGAGGTGCCGCCCGACAGCCAGGAACGGGTCCCCCGCGCAAGCCGCTGGTGCCGGCTCGGCCCGCATACACGGCCCCGACCCGGCCCACACGCGTGCGACCGAGCCGTCGGGCTCACGTGACACCGACCCCGCCACCACCTCCCACGACCTCGCCCCAGCCCACCCCCGCACCCACGACGCCCCCACCCTCATCGGCATGCTGACCGGCGCCGCCCTCCGCACCGCCACCCACCCCGTCCGCGCCATCCAATCGGCCGTGAAAGCCGCAGGCGACCTCGACGCCATCCCCGTGATAGGAGCCATCCCCGGCGCCAACCTGGTGGCCAAAGCCGCCCGCATGGTGGCACGCGACCAGCACCGCCGCCCCGACCTGCCCGCCTTGGTCGTCCCCCGCACCCCGCTCAACGGCCCGATCAGCGCCCGCCGCCACCTCTCGTTCGGCTCGCTCCCGCTCAAGGACGTCAAGAAGGTCGCCAAGGCCAACGGCATGAGCGTGAACGACGTCGTCATGACCCTGTGCACCTCCGCCCTGCGCTCCTGGCTGCGCGAGCGGAACGCGCTCCCCGAGGCGCCGCTGGTGGTGGCCGTGCCCGTGGCGGTCCGCAGGGCGAAGGCGCAGGACCTGATGGGCAACCAGATCTCGGCCATGGTCGCCCCCATGCCCACGAACCTCCCCGACCCGAGGGAACGCCTGCAGGCCGTGGGCACCGCCATGGGCAGGGCCAAGCGGCGCTTCGCG
The nucleotide sequence above comes from Nonomuraea gerenzanensis. Encoded proteins:
- a CDS encoding wax ester/triacylglycerol synthase domain-containing protein, which translates into the protein MRQLTALDAQFLNVETPTTAAHVAGLAILDSADGAVTRRALAELLLDRVHLSPALSLRLAEVPLGLDHPYWAADPHFDIDNHLFELTLPLPGDDWQLAEAVAQVHARRLDRAHPLWEMHLIHGLGDGKVAVYTKVHHAAIDGVSGAETLATLLDLTPDGHLTSRRCRPTARNGSPAQAAGAGSARIHGPDPAHTRATEPSGSRDTDPATTSHDLAPAHPRTHDAPTLIGMLTGAALRTATHPVRAIQSAVKAAGDLDAIPVIGAIPGANLVAKAARMVARDQHRRPDLPALVVPRTPLNGPISARRHLSFGSLPLKDVKKVAKANGMSVNDVVMTLCTSALRSWLRERNALPEAPLVVAVPVAVRRAKAQDLMGNQISAMVAPMPTNLPDPRERLQAVGTAMGRAKRRFALAPATWLNELCSLLPAPVTTLVTPAIFRLAGMACPPINLIVSNVPGPQFPLYLCGGRVLSYYPLSVLTDMSGGLNITCFSYDGMLDFGIVACPERADDVWGLLEHLRTALDELLDERVSDEFRDGVGVDLVAR